Proteins encoded by one window of Orbaceae bacterium BiB:
- a CDS encoding transcriptional regulator GutM, with amino-acid sequence MNTTTALITLALIAWVLQISLSWLQIKRFNQAFAAMQSGSYLAVGRSNTGRFKPRVLVALSFNENYDVIDSVLMKGLTVLASPKPITQLHGVNLHQIDVKKIFPNQVACQSALVSALAVK; translated from the coding sequence ATGAATACGACAACAGCATTGATTACTTTAGCGCTAATTGCATGGGTGCTACAAATTAGTTTGAGTTGGTTGCAAATTAAACGTTTTAATCAGGCTTTCGCAGCAATGCAAAGTGGTAGTTATCTTGCTGTTGGTCGTAGTAATACAGGAAGATTTAAACCGAGGGTATTAGTTGCACTCTCTTTTAATGAAAATTATGATGTGATTGATTCGGTTCTTATGAAAGGATTAACTGTTTTAGCATCACCAAAACCAATAACACAACTGCATGGAGTAAATTTGCATCAAATTGATGTAAAAAAAATTTTCCCTAATCAAGTCGCCTGTCAAAGCGCGCTAGTATCAGCATTAGCTGTAAAATAG
- a CDS encoding M20 aminoacylase family protein, whose amino-acid sequence MINNINPNIIALKDEMVQWRHHIHRYPETAFEEHKTTQFIIDKLKSFGIDELYTEFAPTGVVGVIKGNRPGKWIGLRADIDALDVLEQNKVDYCSTINGKMHACGHDGHSTILLGTAKYLARHRDFSGTVVVIFQPAEENEGGGRVMVENGLFERFPIEAIYGMHNQPNMAFGEFFIRKGPLMASYDIFDIKITGKGAHAAAPHLGHDTIVTATQVVNSLQTIVSRSINPLDSLVVSVTQIHSGDTWNVLPQEAVIRGTVRSFATEVQDLAEKRIKEIADGVAQTFNATANVRYERRYPATVNHPQATELAIKAAKVIVGEDKVHTDVQPSMGAEDFSFMLQVKPGAYIWLGAGEGANLHHPQFNFNDEILPIAVAYFIEIVKAELS is encoded by the coding sequence ATGATCAACAATATTAATCCCAATATAATCGCTCTAAAAGATGAGATGGTTCAGTGGCGTCACCATATTCATCGTTATCCTGAAACGGCATTTGAAGAACACAAGACCACGCAATTTATCATAGATAAACTAAAGTCATTTGGTATTGATGAACTATATACTGAATTTGCTCCAACTGGTGTTGTAGGGGTTATTAAAGGTAATCGACCTGGTAAATGGATTGGGTTGCGTGCTGATATTGATGCGCTTGATGTACTTGAACAAAATAAGGTTGATTATTGTTCGACCATTAACGGTAAAATGCATGCTTGTGGTCATGATGGTCACTCAACTATTTTACTCGGAACAGCCAAATATTTAGCTCGTCATCGAGATTTTTCTGGCACTGTTGTCGTAATATTTCAACCAGCAGAAGAGAATGAAGGTGGTGGTCGCGTAATGGTTGAAAATGGTTTGTTTGAGCGTTTTCCCATTGAAGCAATTTATGGGATGCATAATCAGCCAAATATGGCATTTGGGGAATTTTTTATCCGCAAAGGTCCATTAATGGCATCCTATGATATTTTTGATATAAAAATTACCGGTAAAGGAGCACATGCCGCCGCTCCACATTTAGGTCATGATACGATTGTGACAGCAACCCAAGTCGTTAATTCATTACAGACAATTGTTAGTCGTAGTATTAATCCATTAGATTCATTGGTGGTTAGCGTGACGCAAATTCATAGTGGCGACACTTGGAATGTTTTACCACAAGAGGCTGTGATTCGAGGTACTGTACGTTCTTTTGCAACAGAGGTACAAGATTTAGCTGAAAAAAGGATTAAAGAGATTGCAGATGGTGTCGCACAGACCTTTAATGCGACAGCGAACGTCCGTTATGAACGTCGTTACCCTGCAACAGTTAATCACCCACAAGCAACTGAGCTTGCTATTAAGGCGGCTAAAGTGATTGTTGGTGAGGATAAAGTCCATACAGATGTTCAACCATCAATGGGAGCTGAAGATTTTTCCTTTATGTTACAAGTTAAGCCCGGTGCTTATATTTGGTTAGGCGCAGGAGAGGGAGCCAATCTCCATCATCCTCAGTTCAATTTTAATGATGAAATTTTACCTATTGCGGTTGCTTATTTTATTGAGATCGTTAAAGCAGAGTTATCTTAA
- the adhP gene encoding alcohol dehydrogenase AdhP, with product MKAAVIRQDCNGQVELKDIPIRALEAGEALVEVEYCGLCHTDLHVAAGDFGKKPGRVIGHEGVGIVTKIAPDVKSLKIGDRVSIAWFHAGCGTCEYCISGNETFCRSALNSGYSVDGGMAEQCIVKADYAVKVPDGLDPAQATSVTCAGVTTYKGIKVANTKPGQWLAVFGIGGLGTLAVEYGKNVFNNKVVAISNSDSQLELCKKLGADLVVNPKKVADVGAYIKEHTDGGVHGAVVTSVTKVGFNQAINSVRPLGRVVALGLPSETMDLSIPKTVLDGIQVLGSLVGTREDLAEAFRFSAEGKVVPIVEKRPFEDINSMIDEMRAGKIQGRMVIDMKMKKK from the coding sequence ATGAAAGCTGCAGTAATTAGACAAGATTGTAATGGTCAAGTTGAATTAAAAGATATTCCTATTAGAGCACTTGAAGCAGGAGAGGCACTAGTTGAAGTGGAGTATTGTGGTCTATGTCACACTGATTTACACGTCGCAGCAGGTGATTTTGGTAAAAAACCCGGTCGGGTTATCGGCCATGAGGGTGTTGGTATCGTAACCAAAATAGCGCCAGATGTTAAAAGTTTAAAAATCGGTGATCGAGTCAGTATTGCCTGGTTCCATGCAGGTTGTGGTACCTGTGAATACTGTATTTCAGGTAACGAAACGTTCTGTCGTAGTGCTTTAAATTCAGGATATAGCGTAGATGGAGGTATGGCTGAACAATGTATCGTTAAAGCAGACTATGCTGTAAAAGTACCTGATGGGCTTGATCCTGCACAAGCGACTAGCGTTACTTGTGCCGGAGTTACCACTTACAAAGGAATCAAAGTTGCTAATACTAAACCGGGTCAATGGCTCGCTGTTTTTGGAATTGGTGGTTTAGGAACGCTCGCCGTTGAATATGGTAAAAATGTTTTTAATAATAAAGTTGTTGCTATCAGTAATAGCGATAGCCAATTAGAACTCTGCAAAAAACTTGGTGCTGATTTAGTTGTTAATCCGAAAAAAGTTGCAGATGTTGGTGCATATATCAAAGAACATACCGATGGAGGGGTTCATGGTGCAGTGGTGACATCAGTAACCAAAGTCGGATTTAATCAGGCAATTAATTCAGTTCGTCCACTAGGTCGCGTAGTCGCATTAGGCTTACCGTCAGAAACAATGGATTTGAGTATTCCGAAAACAGTATTGGATGGTATTCAAGTACTAGGATCTTTAGTCGGAACTCGAGAAGATTTAGCTGAAGCTTTCCGCTTTAGTGCTGAAGGTAAAGTTGTACCTATTGTTGAAAAACGTCCATTCGAAGATATAAATAGTATGATAGATGAAATGCGAGCAGGAAAAATTCAAGGTCGCATGGTTATTGATATGAAAATGAAGAAAAAATAA